The DNA segment TATCAACAAGGGTTACTCATTTATTTGTCACTTTTCACTAAacattacaattcaattcaacatgGCATAACACATTTATTTACCAACTCTTCCATATTCAATTTCAACAAAGCATAAATCCAACTCATATCATTATTCACTATGTGCAATCACATAAGCATGGTATACATGGCATTTGTTACTTTACCATCATTTAATCCAACATTTACCATTTAAATGCTTATTCAACAAGTACATAACATGATCAAAGCAACAATTAACACCAATCTTTTCACAAgccaaaatatttaattattttatgcaataaagTCAAAATTACGTTAGCACAAACTGCATTCGTTGTCCGTCGCCCGTTTTCGTCTTAACCCCCGACGTTCTGTCAGTGTTAGTTTCTCAAATCTAGCATATAAGCTTATACTTAAACATGTTATACATACTTTTCACTTTAGTCCCTTAAAACTCTAACATCTGAAATTCTTGTATTTTACAATCTACccaattaaatctaaatttgaCTTCGTAACTATACACTAAGGAGCACAAACTATCAATAAACATCATTGTAATCCAAGTTGTCATCTCTATCATTTTAATCCTCAAGAACTCATCAAGGGTTTCTTTAATAATCACTTAATCAAACTTCATCTCTACAATACCCATTAGCTACTCGACTCATTTTCACCATGATCACAACTTAAATATACTAATTACCCATGAAACCAAACTTTCTCATCTAGGATTTTCAAAGTTTCCATCTATGTTAACTAATTAAAACTTTATTAATTAGAAATTCCAATGCTTGGGCTCTAATTATCTAACATCATTAAGTAATAATCTAGCAAAATTCAAGACAAAAAGCTTCCTAACCTTGAAAATTGCTGGACGGCAATGGAGAAACCTTTGGAGAAAAATTTTCGTCTTTTTCCTCGTATGCAGTTTGGAAAGAATGAAAATGAAcatcatttttcattctttttagggtaaattacaccaacagtcaccaAACTATGGGGTAAatgacaaaacagtcacctaggtttcatttcagtcacttaactttcaaaaagtaacaaaatggtcctttttgcCATTTTTCGTCACAGACGTCACAGTAAAGTGACGTGGCAGGTAACGGAGTCCTTGCTGTCAACCTTAAGTCTAGCTAGCCAGTTACTAACACTTTAATAATAGTACCAacactattttagggtttgaaaaaaaaagaaaaagaagaagagaagtaggaagagaagaagaaaaaggagaagagGAAAAATGGATATGCCTGAAGTGATTCCGGTGTGCTATTGTGGAAACCCAGCCAAATTAAGCATGTCTTGGTCCAATGACAACCCAGGTAGGAGGTTTTTTGGGTGTAACAAATTCGGCAGTCGGTTTCGAAAACCATGTCGATTTTTCAGCTGGTTTGATCCACCATTGACGCCCCGTTCAAGAATGGTGTTGTTGGCTCTTCTGAAAAACTGAAGACATTGGAGGATGCAAGGAAGAGGGAGACAAGAACCTGGTTTTTGGTGCTTGTAATTgttattgtttttctattttcaaaactttaaaaatcattttatgttAATTGAAAACCAGCTTATGTTTTGTAATTTTGTTGCTGGTAAATTGTTGCTTATGTTGGTATAGATGGCTGCTGTTATACATGGCTAACCATCTCATGTTGTTTACAAACacttgaatgaaatggaaaatttTTGTTGATTACAAATTATGTTGGAATATTTTTATTGCTTAACATGTGTTAAAAATGGCTACTGGTATACATAGCTAACCAACTCATGTTGTTGTTTACAAATTGCTTAACACTTGGTATACATGGCTACTGGTTAGAAAAGATAACAATTGATATACAAATTGCTTAACAGTTGGTATACATGGCTGCTAGTTAGAAAAGATAACAGTTGGTATACAAATTGCTTAATAGTTGGATAACAAATAGCATGATAAATTGCTCATATATTAAGCCCAATATGCCAAACTGTTTACAAAAGGAATGAGGGGAAAAATATTGTCAAATTTTCCTACAATTCATTACAATTGAACAGATGTGAATTGTAgggaaatttacaaaaaaattcaatgaCTATGCCTAAGTTTATCAACAGTAGCAATCATAGGCAAATTTCCCAAAAAATTATCTACCTAAGTTAAAAATCAGTAGCAGGCAAATTTTCACAGTTTTAAAAGGTTAACAAAATGCAGTCTGTTCACATAATCATCAATGGTCTGTCATGGATGAATCTTGAGTAGAAGGCATCCATCTAACAGTGGTTGTGGTTGATTTTCTCTTTAATGGGAGCTTTTGTCTTAGGGCAACTTCTTGATGAGTTGGGGCAGTAGGTATCTGAGTTGGGGTAGTAGGTAATTGAGTTGGGGCACCTTGTTGAGTTAGGGTACCCTCTTGTTGACTTGGGGTAACCTGTTGCTGGGTTTGGACACCAACTTGATGTCTTTTAACCTAcaagaataaaagaaatgtaaaaaaaaaacaaattcataAGTAGAAGTATACTCTAAGTTAAGGCAAATTACTTACTGGAATGTTTTGGCCAACTTCCCCTTTGCAACTCCTCTTATTGTGGCCTATTATTTTGCATTTACTGCACCTCATCTCCACCCCTCTCTTGCTTAACCTTTCTGTTGTTTGTGGTTCATCAGGTTCTTTCCTTCTCACTTTAGTAGGTCTGTCAGGTGACCTTCTTAGTGGAGGAGGTAGTATTGGTTGCATGTTTGACAAAGAGGCCTATTGTTTAGGACCCCTTACTGGACTTACAAAGTTGGAGTAAATTTGAATCTGGGTTTGCTTGGTGTGCCAGGTTGGTCTCTAGGAACTCATTTTTTACATGAATGACAGCTAATACATGCATGCAAGGGATGCCAGTAAGATCCCAATTCCCGCAGGTTCAGGAATTCTGAACTAATTCCACCACATGCTGGCTGCCTGGACCACTTTCAACCTGATACTTGTCCCCACCAACATGTGATGGAACAAACCTAAAAAACAGTAAGCATACTTGGTTAAAACATACAATGACACATACACCCCCTAAAAGAGCAGTCACTACatgcaaattataaaaaaaactcattgcatgcatattaaaaaatagGCAACACACCAACAATCATTGTatgcatattaaaaaatagtcaaCAGCTTTCCAACAATCATTacatgcatattaaaaaatagtcaaCAACTTTCCAATAATCATTGCATacatattaaaaaaagttaataacTTTCCAACAGTCATTGCATGTGATCAGCAACATTAAGTCAGAATATAGGCATTAGAAAGAATCTTTACCTTAATGAATCTTTTATATTTACACCCAGCTTTTTCTTGATCTTTGGACACAAAGTTCCTTTCCATTTGTcagcttcttctttcttcttgacaATAAGTAACATAATCTTGGTCCTTACTGTTTCCATCATGGTCAGAATAGGTTTACCTCTTGCTTCTAATATCATCTATCCATAAACCACAAAAATGATTAGTGAATTGCTAATGATCAGTAAGAAAcataaaacatagggatttaccTTGTTAAATGATTCAGATAGATTATTCACCAACATGTCAGAATGACTCCTAATTGAGAAGTGAGACCTTGACCAGTGAACAGGGTTTTTCTTCTTGAACCAGTCATATTCATGGTGATTGGTTTTTCTCAGTTCATCCATGGCATCATCGAACTCTCTTGTAGTGCTTGCTTTGGCAGCTTTCCAAAGCAAATCTTTCAACTCCTTTGTTCGGAAAccagaattcttgaaattaaaatgTAGGTGTCTAACACAGTTTCTTGTTTCTGCATTAGGAAACAACATACATATTGCTTCCAAAAGTCCCTACaattaggaaaaaaataatttaattctttaacaaACCCTAAATAGaaacaacataaatatatatatatataaaaatagagtTTTACCTTTTGTTTGTCAGACATGAAAGATATGTGGTACGAGCTCACAATTTCCAAGTCCATTGCAAGCAACTCCAAGAACCAAAGCC comes from the Gossypium hirsutum isolate 1008001.06 chromosome A06, Gossypium_hirsutum_v2.1, whole genome shotgun sequence genome and includes:
- the LOC107963067 gene encoding uncharacterized protein, which translates into the protein MGLIDDNFNENEENVSGSEVSGSDSDASERVSLDGLNMDGIEVDELCESDDSRRLDSAHGFDSDGQNWPEFNLENDMSNPRLKACKDGYRAGCRRIVGLDGCFLKGYYGGYLLVAVGIDANNGIYPLAYATVESENQASWLWFLELLAMDLEIVSSYHISFMSDKQKGLLEAICMLFPNAETRNCVRHLHFNFKNSGFRTKELKDLLWKAAKASTTREFDDAMDELRKTNHHEYDWFKKKNPVHWSRSHFSIRSHSDMLVNNLSESFNKMILEARGKPILTMMETVRTKIMLLIVKKKEEADKWKGTLCPKIKKKLGVNIKDSLRFVPSHVGGDKYQVESGPGSQHVVELVQNS